From Desulfoplanes formicivorans:
TTGCCCCCCGACGGGATTGAAGGCATGTTGCGGTTGTTTTTGACGCATGCCTGCCGCATCTGATGCGGGCACTTCCCATCTCTAGCCATATAAACGGAGATTCCGACCTATGGGCACGTTTCTGGCTGATCTGCACATCCATTCCCGGTTTTCCCGGGCCACAAGCAAAAATCTCACCTTTCGCCATCTTGCTGCCTGGGCGAGTGTCAAGGGCCTCGACATTCTGGGCACGGGCGATTTCACCCATCCCGGCTGGCTGGCCATGCTCGAGGACGAGCTCGAACCTGACGAGGGGGGACTGTTTCGTCTGAAACAAACCGCTGACCTGGCCCGGGAGCTGCCGGGCATGGAGGGCGATCTTCCCTGCAGGACCAAATTTCTGCTCAGCTCCGAAATCAGCTCCATTTACAAACGGGGAGGGCGGGTGCGCAAGGTTCACAACCTCGTGTACATGCCGGATCTGGATGCTGCGAAGCGGTTCAACGCCAAGCTGGCCCAGGTGGGGAATATCGCTTCTGATGGGCGCCCCATTCTGGGCCTTGATTCGAGAAATCTTCTGGAAATGGTACTGGAAACCCATCCTCAGGCCTATTTGATTCCCGCACACATCTGGACGCCCTGGTTTTCCGTGTTCGGCTCCAAATCGGGATTTGACACCCTGGAAGAATGTTTCGGCGATCTGACCTCGGAAATTTTCGCCCTTGAGACCGGGTTGTCTTCGGACCCTGCCATGAACTGGCTCTGGTCCGATCTGGACGCCTACGCCCTTGTTTCCAATTCCGATGCCCATTCCGGACCCAATCTGGGACGCGAGGCCAATATTTTTCATGGCGCCAAGGATTATACCGGGATTTTTCGGGCCCTCAAGGGCAAGCTTTCGGCCACGGAGTTCAGAGGCACCCTCGAATTCTATCCCGAAGAGGGAAAATATCATCTGGATGGGCATCGCAAATGCGGGGTTGTTGTGGATCCCCGCGAGGGGAGACGCTCCGACAACATCTGCCCTGTTTGCGGCAAACCCCTGACCGTCGGGGTGCTCAACCGGGTTCTGGAGCTGGCGGATCGGACCACCCCGGTTCGTCCGGTCGGGCATCCCGGTTTTACCTCCCTCATCCCGCTGCCGGAGATTGTTTCGGAAATTGTGGGGACCGGCCCCCGGACCAAGAAGGTTGCCAGGATGTACTTTTCCCTGATCGAGCGCTTTGGCACGGAAATGCAGATACTGCGTTCCGTGCCCGTTGAAGATCTCAAGCGTTTTTCGTCTGTGGTGGCCGAGGCTGTTACGCGGCTTCGGGAAGATCAGGTGGTCAGGCAGGGGGGATTTGACGGGCAATACGGGACCATCAAGGTTTTTTCCCGCCAGGAACGGGAAGCGTTCAAGCGGGGCAAGGCCATGCTGCCCATCCCTGTGGACAGGCAGGAGCAGGTCCATGCCCAGGGCGCTACTCCCCGGTCTTTCGAGGCGGACCCAAAACCGCGGCCAGAGCCCATTGCCGAGCCCAATACCCTGCAGCAGCAGGCCATAGAGGCCGGTCCGGGCCCTGTTCTGGTTCTGGCCGGTCCGGGAACAGGGAAGACGCACACCTTGATGGGCCGGGTGAAGCATCTTCTTGCCCAGGGAGAGGACCCCGCCACAATGCTGGTGGTGACCTTTACCCGCCGGGCGGCCCAGGAGATCAGAAATCGTCTGGCCCTTGTGGATCCGCGCGGATCAAAGATGCGGGCAGACACCCTGCACGCCATGGCGTTTGATTTCTGGTCCAGGAAGCTGGGAGAGGCTCCGGTTCTGCTGTCCGAGGAAGGCGCCCGATCCCTTTTTGCCACGGCCAACCCGGATCTTTCGGGGCAGAGTCTCAAGCGGGCCTGGGAGTCCATGAACCGGGATCGGGAACTGGGCAGGGCAGGTGATTCGGCATATTATCTGAATTATACCGGGCAGAAATCAGCGTGGAACCTGGTTGATTACACGGATTTGCTCGAATTCTGGCTGGAACAGCTTCGGACCGAAACCGATGCACACGATGCGGACAGGTATGCCCATGTGCTGGTGGACGAGGTGCAGGATCTTTCTCCCCTGCAGATGGCCCTGATCTCGGCCCTGGTGGACAAGCAGGGAACGGGATTTTTTGCCATCGGCGATCCCAACCAGTCCATCTACGGTTTCCGGGGGGCGGTTGCCGATGTCCAGTCCCACCTCAAGGCACTTTGGCCGGATTTGGTCACGGTGTCCCTGGAGAAAAACTACCGGTCGACCCGGCAGGTTCTGGATCTGGCCCAGGGGGTCTTTCCCCATGCCGCAGGATTGAGCGCTGTCCGCCAGGATATGGGTTCGGCCGTCCTGTTTCAGGCGGGTACAGCGGCCCAGGAGGCGGCATGGATGGGGGGCAAGATCCTTTCCCTGGTGGGCGGGACCGCCCATTGGCAGGCCGATGCCGGTGAACAGGGCGGTCTTGGTCCCGGTGATATTGCCGTGCTGGTCCGGTTCAAGGCCCTCATTCCCCTGTACAGGAACATGTTTGACAAGATGGGTATTCCCTGTGCCGCTCCCGAGGCCGAGGCCTTTTTCAGGGACCCTCGCGTGGAAAGGATTCTGGCCCAGGCTGGTGCTGTTTTCGGGATCATGACCACAGACATGGAACAGGTGTGTCCGGATGACATCCTGGCCCGGGGACCCGAACATATTGCCCGGTATGTGGGAGACCGTCCGCCCTTTGACCGCATGTTCTGGTCGAGCACTCCCTTCAAGAAACTGGTGGCCAGTTACCACCAGCACGGATCATGGGCCGGTCTCCTGAATCATCTCAGTCTTGAGAGCGAGCTGGAGGAAATTCGCCTGGCCGCCCAAAAGGTGCAGATCATGACCCTGCATGGGGCCAAGGGGCTGGAATTTGAAGCTGTTTTTCTTCCCGCTCTGGAGGAGGGCATTCTTCCTTTTGTGGGTACGGACATCCTTACGGGCAAGGTGCAAAGCCTTGAGATCAGGTCTGATGTGGACGAAGAGCGCAGACTTTTTTATGTGGGGTTAACCAGGGCCAAACAGCGCGTGTATTTGAGTCACAGCAGGGAACGCAAGATCTTTGGACATACCCTGCGCGGCAAGCCCACGCGGTTTTTGAGGGACCTTCCTGCCCATGGTCTGAGCGTCCGGTCGGCCCGGGCCCATGTCCGGGTCCAGGAAAAATCCCTGACCATGTTGGAGAAAATGCGTCCGCACAAGATGTCCTGAAGGGCTGCCTTCGCCAGGACATGACGTCAGATGTTTCCTGCAGCGTCATCGTGTGCCTCCAGCCGTTTGTTGTTGTCTTGCCTGTGGGGTGAATCGGTTGCGATCTCTGCGGTTTCCTCTGATTATCTTCTGGTTTTTCGAAACAAAAGGTGTTCGTAAACCGCACACACCCTGAGGGCCGCGCGAGATGGGAAGCCCATTTTTCGCAGTCGGCAATAGACGTACAGGGGGTTGCAGTAGTGCTGGAACAAGAGGCGTAGTGTACGGGGCATGGTGTCCATGGGTATAGTCTTTGGAGACTGTTATTCTTGCACAGCAAAATAAGTGCCCGGAGACGTTTGGCCTTCTGGGGGACATGCTGCCCGGGAACATCACGGTATGCACCGGGCCGGGCGCGGATGATTGGTCGCATCCAGGGCTGCATTGGCAAAGGCATGGTCGGATTTCATTCTGGAAACACGGGCCGCTTTGGGGGAGAAGGCCGTATTTGACTTGCATTTCAAAGTCATTAGAAGGGGCTTTCGTTTGTCGGATGTGATGGATGCACGTGATCGGGAAATGCGTTATTCATAGCGTTTCCGGATTGCATACACCATTATGTCTGTTTTCGTGATTTCGGGCAACGATCCGCGGCCATGAGGCCCGGGGCTCATGACCGAATTCCGGAGACATTGCCCGATTGCATGTCAATCAGGCGGCTTTCAGGTTCTTGCCCCGGATCGTTGCCCTTGGGGACGATGGATCGGTTTGCGGCCAGGCAAGTCCGAAAGCTCCCCCTCACGTGAAACCAGGAAGGATTGCATGGCTTATTTTCGAAATCTCGACGCGCAGGTCGCCAACCTCCTCGGGCTTCTCAAAAAGGATCAGAGATGGCTCATCCTTGTGAATGCCGATCCCGACGCCATGGCCTCAGCCATGGCCCTCAAGCGGATTCTGGCCCGCAGGGTGACCAGTGTTGGGATCGCGTACGTGAACGAACTTTCCCGGCCTGACAATCTGGCCATGATACGCCTTTTGCGTATCCCTATCAAAAAACTCATCCCCACCCTGGCAGCCCAGTACGATCGTTTTGCCCTGGTTGACTCGCAGCCGCATCATCACCCTGATTTCGCTCCCTTCGAGTTTTCCATTGTCATCGACCACCATCCGCTCCTGGAGGAGTATCCCCCGGACTTCCCCTTTTACGAGATCCGTCCCGACTACGGATCAAACAGCTCCCTGATGACAGAATATCTGTACAATATGGGGCTCAGACCGGGAAAATTGCTGGCAACGGCTCTGCTCTACGGCATCAAGACCGACACCCAGAGTTTTGAACGCGACTTCAATGATGCCGACATCAAGGCCTTCAGATATCTGACCAAGTTCTATAATCCCAATCTGTTGCACAAAATCACCCGCAGCGAGTTCCGGGTGGAATGGCTGAAATACTTTTCCCAGGCCTTTCGCAAGATGCGCATCCTGGGCAAGGGATTGACCGCCTTTCTCGGGGCAGTGGATTCCCCGGATATCCTGGTCATCCTGGCCGATTTCTTCATGCGGGTGCACGGGCTTTCCTGGGTCCTCATGAGCGGGCTTCATGATGACAAGCTTGTGGTGGTTTTTCGGGGAGACGGTTTGCGCAGGGATATGGGCAAGTTTGCCCAGGGGCTGTTCGGAGATGTTGGGTCCGCTGGCGGGCACAGGGCTATGGCTCGGGCCGAGATTCCCCTGGAAAACATCGGTAACCAGCACGCCCAGCAATTTATTCTGGAACGGCTGGCCCGGAAACGGAAAAAAAAGGCAAGTCCCAAGCCTGCTGCAGAGTAATCCTTCGCAAGGAGCGCTCTGCATGGTCGGCATTTGCCAGACACCTTGAGGCAGGACGCTGGCTTCCCGTACCATGATCCTGTAGACGTGGATCGCTTCCGGGGCTGCGCGGTCTGTGTGTTGCCTCTTGCATGAGCCTTTCGTGGTTGCATCTTCCAGAACATTCAACGATCCGGAGTGAACATGTCACTGAAGAATCGGTTGGGATTCACCAGGGAACCCGTGTACCTGATAGACGGTTCGGCCTTTGTCTACAGGGGGTTCTACGCCTATCCGGATCTGAAGCGGTCCGACGGGTTTCCCACCAATGCCATGTTTATTGTCCTGCGGCTGCTGGCCAAGCTTTTGCGCGAGGAAAAGCCTGCGTATCTGGGGTTTGTTCTGGATGGCAAGGGACCGACCTTTCGCCATGCCCTGATGGAAAGCTACAAGGCGCAGCGGATGCGCATGCCCGAGAACCTGGCTGTGCAGATCGAACCTCTTCTCGAAGGTCTCGGGAAAATGGGGATTGCAACCATTGTGTCCCATGGGGTGGAGGCCGATGATGTCCTGGCCAGCCTGGCCAATCGGTTCAAAAAGGATCGGCCCGTGGTGCTGGTGGGGGCGGACAAGGATCTGCAGCAATGCCTGGACGAGAACGTCTATCTCTGGGATCCGTCCATGCGCAAGGAGAAGCTGGTCACCCTGGAGAGTTTCCGTACGCATCAGGACCTCGTGCCCGGCCAGTGGCCGGATTACCAGGCGCTGGTGGGGGACAAGGCCGACAATATTCCCGGCATTCCCGGTGTGGGACCCAAGACCGCCCTGGGTCTGCTCAAGCGGTTTCCCTCTCTGGAGGCGCTGCGTGACGGGTTTGAGCGGCTCTCGGCCAAGGAGCAAACCCGTCTGAAGCCGCACATGGAGGACATTTTTCTCTATCGCGAACTGACCCGTCTCAAGACCGATTGTTGTGCGGACCACGTTTGTGCCCAACTGAAGATCAATCAGGAGGATATGAGCGCGTTTCTGGACTTTCTGGATGCCTACGAATTTCATTCTCTGAAACGGGAATTCGCCCGGGATGACGCCCGGGACACGAACGCGTCCGGACACAAGATGACCGGAACGTTTGTCGAGCCGGTCCACGGAGAGGCCCTGCCTGATTGCGCGGGTAAACAGGTGGGCATGATCCTTGAGGGCAAGGGCGTGAGAATCGGCCTTGAAGGGCGTGAGTACCTGTTTGACGCATGCTCCATGTCCCTGGTCACCGCGCTGGGTACGGCGCAATCCATTGCGGTCCCCTCGCTCAAGGACGTTCTCTATCATCACCGGTTGTGGTACCTCGTGCCCCTGGGCACGTGGTTCGATATCGGGCTGGCCGAGTATCTTCTGGATCCCGAGGAGCGCAATTACGGATTTGAGCGGATACGTGACGGCTTGTCCGGGGAACTGGACACCCACCCTGAAAATCCCGCCCTGACAGCCTGTCGGATCGGGGAACTCCTGACCAAGCGTCTCGAGGCCGGAGATTTCATCCCGTTGATGCGGGAGCTGGAGCTTCCCCTGATTCCCGTCTTGGTCAAGATGGAACAAAACGGCATCAGACTGGATCTGGAGGCCTTTGCCGCTTTTCTCGCCGAGGTCCAGGAGAAGCTGGATCAGCTGACAACGGCCATTTACCAGGAGGCCGGAACCACCTTCAACATCAGGTCCAGTCAGCAACTGGCCGAGGTCCTTTTTGACCGGCTGGGCATTGTTTCCCGGAAAAAGACACCGGGCGGCAAACCCTCCACTTCGGTTCAGGCCCTGGAGGCCCTTGCAGACGCCCATCCGGTCATCAACAGCATTCTCCGTTACAGAACCCTGGAAAAATTGCGATCCACCTATCTCGAACCTCTGCCCAAACTGGTGGACAGGGAAAATCGGGTGCACACGCATTTCAACAATCTGGCGACCGCCACGGGCAGACTGTCCAGCAGCAAGCCCAATCTCCAGAACATTCCCATTCGGGGAGAATTCGGTCCCAGAATGCGGGGGTGTTTCATCGCCCGGCCCGGATACAAGCTGGTGGCGGCCGACTATTCCCAGATCGAATTGCGTATTCTGGCCCACATGTCCAAGGATCCCCATTTGCTGGACGCCTTTGCCAGAAACGAGGATATTCATGCCCGGACAGCGGCTCTGCTTTTTGACAAGGAACCGGAAGCCATCCAGGCGGACGAGCGTCGCAAGGCCAAGACCATCAATTTCGGGTTGCTCTACGGCATGGGTCCTCAAAAACTGGGCAAGGATTTGGGGTTGACCCTCAAGGAAGCCAAAGAATTTATCGCCAGGTATTTCAGTGCCCTGGCCAAGGTGAAGACATTCTATACAGATGTTGAAAAGCGGGCCAGGGCGCATGGTTCCGTGACCACCATCGCCGGGCGCAGACGTC
This genomic window contains:
- a CDS encoding UvrD-helicase domain-containing protein; amino-acid sequence: MGTFLADLHIHSRFSRATSKNLTFRHLAAWASVKGLDILGTGDFTHPGWLAMLEDELEPDEGGLFRLKQTADLARELPGMEGDLPCRTKFLLSSEISSIYKRGGRVRKVHNLVYMPDLDAAKRFNAKLAQVGNIASDGRPILGLDSRNLLEMVLETHPQAYLIPAHIWTPWFSVFGSKSGFDTLEECFGDLTSEIFALETGLSSDPAMNWLWSDLDAYALVSNSDAHSGPNLGREANIFHGAKDYTGIFRALKGKLSATEFRGTLEFYPEEGKYHLDGHRKCGVVVDPREGRRSDNICPVCGKPLTVGVLNRVLELADRTTPVRPVGHPGFTSLIPLPEIVSEIVGTGPRTKKVARMYFSLIERFGTEMQILRSVPVEDLKRFSSVVAEAVTRLREDQVVRQGGFDGQYGTIKVFSRQEREAFKRGKAMLPIPVDRQEQVHAQGATPRSFEADPKPRPEPIAEPNTLQQQAIEAGPGPVLVLAGPGTGKTHTLMGRVKHLLAQGEDPATMLVVTFTRRAAQEIRNRLALVDPRGSKMRADTLHAMAFDFWSRKLGEAPVLLSEEGARSLFATANPDLSGQSLKRAWESMNRDRELGRAGDSAYYLNYTGQKSAWNLVDYTDLLEFWLEQLRTETDAHDADRYAHVLVDEVQDLSPLQMALISALVDKQGTGFFAIGDPNQSIYGFRGAVADVQSHLKALWPDLVTVSLEKNYRSTRQVLDLAQGVFPHAAGLSAVRQDMGSAVLFQAGTAAQEAAWMGGKILSLVGGTAHWQADAGEQGGLGPGDIAVLVRFKALIPLYRNMFDKMGIPCAAPEAEAFFRDPRVERILAQAGAVFGIMTTDMEQVCPDDILARGPEHIARYVGDRPPFDRMFWSSTPFKKLVASYHQHGSWAGLLNHLSLESELEEIRLAAQKVQIMTLHGAKGLEFEAVFLPALEEGILPFVGTDILTGKVQSLEIRSDVDEERRLFYVGLTRAKQRVYLSHSRERKIFGHTLRGKPTRFLRDLPAHGLSVRSARAHVRVQEKSLTMLEKMRPHKMS
- a CDS encoding DHH family phosphoesterase, whose amino-acid sequence is MAYFRNLDAQVANLLGLLKKDQRWLILVNADPDAMASAMALKRILARRVTSVGIAYVNELSRPDNLAMIRLLRIPIKKLIPTLAAQYDRFALVDSQPHHHPDFAPFEFSIVIDHHPLLEEYPPDFPFYEIRPDYGSNSSLMTEYLYNMGLRPGKLLATALLYGIKTDTQSFERDFNDADIKAFRYLTKFYNPNLLHKITRSEFRVEWLKYFSQAFRKMRILGKGLTAFLGAVDSPDILVILADFFMRVHGLSWVLMSGLHDDKLVVVFRGDGLRRDMGKFAQGLFGDVGSAGGHRAMARAEIPLENIGNQHAQQFILERLARKRKKKASPKPAAE
- a CDS encoding DNA polymerase I, coding for MSLKNRLGFTREPVYLIDGSAFVYRGFYAYPDLKRSDGFPTNAMFIVLRLLAKLLREEKPAYLGFVLDGKGPTFRHALMESYKAQRMRMPENLAVQIEPLLEGLGKMGIATIVSHGVEADDVLASLANRFKKDRPVVLVGADKDLQQCLDENVYLWDPSMRKEKLVTLESFRTHQDLVPGQWPDYQALVGDKADNIPGIPGVGPKTALGLLKRFPSLEALRDGFERLSAKEQTRLKPHMEDIFLYRELTRLKTDCCADHVCAQLKINQEDMSAFLDFLDAYEFHSLKREFARDDARDTNASGHKMTGTFVEPVHGEALPDCAGKQVGMILEGKGVRIGLEGREYLFDACSMSLVTALGTAQSIAVPSLKDVLYHHRLWYLVPLGTWFDIGLAEYLLDPEERNYGFERIRDGLSGELDTHPENPALTACRIGELLTKRLEAGDFIPLMRELELPLIPVLVKMEQNGIRLDLEAFAAFLAEVQEKLDQLTTAIYQEAGTTFNIRSSQQLAEVLFDRLGIVSRKKTPGGKPSTSVQALEALADAHPVINSILRYRTLEKLRSTYLEPLPKLVDRENRVHTHFNNLATATGRLSSSKPNLQNIPIRGEFGPRMRGCFIARPGYKLVAADYSQIELRILAHMSKDPHLLDAFARNEDIHARTAALLFDKEPEAIQADERRKAKTINFGLLYGMGPQKLGKDLGLTLKEAKEFIARYFSALAKVKTFYTDVEKRARAHGSVTTIAGRRRLLPDINSRNANLAQQARRMAINTVVQGSAADVIKKAMLAVDRDPLLHKTGSRILLQVHDELVLEVPAENAIEVGERLTVIMSGVYDLDVPLAVDWGIGDNWAQAH